TTGGAACTGCTACTAACGCTAATCGAAAAGTTTGAAGAAACCCATTACCCAATTCCTCAAGGTGCGCCAAATTCGATGTTAATTCATCTGATGGACGCAAAAGATGTGACGACAGAAGCATTAGCTAATGTAATTGGATCGTTGGAAGTTGTGCGGGAAATTATTAATGGCGATCGCACTATTAGTAAGACTCAAGCAGAAGCGCTTGCAAACCATTTTAATGTAGATGCTAGTTTATTTATCTAGCTGATTTAAAAAATGACAAAAAAATCCAATTAAATAATAGGCGATCGCACCCGCCTTACAAGTTAAATCTTAATAAATTTGGATTATTTCTTTCCAAATGAGTTGAGCTAAATTACAATTGCTACCAGTATAATCTCGGATTTCGTGCTGAAAATATGGAGCCTGTAACAC
The genomic region above belongs to Calothrix sp. NIES-2098 and contains:
- a CDS encoding transcription regulator; protein product: MTRTFNPESYGKLLAEYQPKTIITEEENEAAIRLALTLEHRPNRTPEEDMLLELLLTLIEKFEETHYPIPQGAPNSMLIHLMDAKDVTTEALANVIGSLEVVREIINGDRTISKTQAEALANHFNVDASLFI